In Calditrichota bacterium, one DNA window encodes the following:
- a CDS encoding sigma-54-dependent Fis family transcriptional regulator encodes MSELSILIIDDDVEALHALQKGLTSPRYLLKTATSLRGGLKTLESEDVDIVVTDLKLRDGSGLEVVNYVQEHRPQVAVIVITAYGSVETAVASIRSGAYDYLVKPFRMADLQRLLDRLGETILLRRENERLREKLELSQAVPKLVAVSPRFKRVVELAKQVAPSRSTILITGETGTGKELVAATIHYHSPRASKPFVKINCGAIPENLLEAELFGYERGAFTGAVRQKKGKIELADGGSLFLDEIGEITPAMQVKLLRFLQDGEFERLGGTVTLKVDVRIIAATNADLEKKVEEGTFREDLYYRLNVIGIHVPPLRERQEDIPFLVQHFIEKYNHLNGKNIQGVEPEVMKQLLRHPWRGNVRELENMVERAVVLSQDNLLRSYHFPALATDAEGSSRNMGLEVGMSFAEIERVALQKTLEFHNYDKQKAARVLQIGLATLYRKIKEYNLEKQ; translated from the coding sequence GTGAGTGAGCTCAGCATTCTGATTATCGATGATGATGTCGAAGCGCTCCACGCCTTGCAGAAGGGATTGACCTCGCCGCGGTATCTCCTCAAGACCGCGACCTCCTTGCGGGGCGGCCTCAAGACACTTGAGAGCGAGGACGTGGACATTGTAGTGACCGACCTGAAGCTGAGGGACGGATCAGGGCTCGAGGTGGTCAATTACGTCCAGGAACATCGGCCCCAGGTTGCGGTCATCGTCATCACTGCCTATGGCTCGGTGGAGACCGCGGTGGCCTCCATCCGGAGCGGGGCCTACGACTACCTCGTCAAGCCGTTCCGCATGGCGGACCTTCAGCGGCTGCTTGACCGCCTTGGGGAGACGATACTCCTGCGCCGCGAGAACGAGCGCCTCCGCGAAAAGCTCGAGCTTTCTCAGGCCGTGCCCAAACTTGTCGCCGTCAGCCCGCGTTTCAAGCGTGTCGTAGAGTTGGCAAAGCAAGTTGCCCCCTCGCGCAGCACCATTCTCATCACGGGCGAAACCGGTACGGGCAAGGAGCTGGTGGCGGCCACCATTCACTACCACAGCCCAAGGGCCAGCAAACCTTTCGTCAAGATCAACTGTGGTGCCATCCCTGAGAACCTTCTCGAGGCGGAGTTGTTCGGGTACGAGCGGGGCGCTTTTACCGGCGCGGTGCGACAGAAGAAGGGGAAGATCGAGTTAGCCGACGGCGGCTCGCTCTTCTTAGATGAAATTGGCGAGATCACGCCGGCCATGCAAGTCAAGCTCCTCCGCTTCTTGCAGGATGGCGAGTTCGAGAGACTGGGGGGCACGGTCACCCTCAAAGTGGACGTGCGCATCATCGCTGCCACCAACGCCGACCTGGAAAAGAAGGTGGAGGAGGGTACGTTCCGTGAGGACCTCTACTATCGCCTCAACGTCATCGGCATTCACGTGCCCCCTCTGCGCGAGCGGCAGGAGGACATCCCTTTCTTGGTGCAGCACTTTATCGAGAAGTACAACCACCTCAATGGGAAGAACATCCAGGGTGTCGAGCCTGAGGTGATGAAACAGCTGCTGCGTCACCCGTGGCGCGGAAATGTCCGCGAGCTGGAGAACATGGTGGAAAGAGCGGTGGTGCTCTCGCAGGACAATTTGCTCCGCTCGTACCACTTCCCGGCGCTCGCCACCGACGCGGAGGGCTCCTCCCGCAACATGGGACTTGAGGTGGGGATGTCCTTTGCCGAAATCGAACGCGTGGCGCTACAAAAGACCTTGGAGTTCCACAACTACGACAAGCAGAAGGCTGCCCGCGTCCTGCAAATAGG